The sequence below is a genomic window from Candidatus Eisenbacteria bacterium.
GATGGGCGAGAGGAGGATTGCACGCGCCGAGGATCGAGTACTTGCGGAAGTCCGCGTCCAGCTTCTCCTTCATCGTCTTCTTGACATCGATCTCGGTGAGGACGCCGAAGCCCTCCTCCTTGAGGGCCGCGATCGCGCGATCGCGCGCCTCTTCGAAGGGAAGCGCGACATCGATCGAGAGCCCGTAGTTCCCCGTGCGGATCATCGTATCCTCCTGCTCGGCCGCGGCGGCCTCCTCTCGGGCCGGGCCCGGCCGAT
It includes:
- a CDS encoding DUF302 domain-containing protein, with product MIRTGNYGLSIDVALPFEEARDRAIAALKEEGFGVLTEIDVKKTMKEKLDADFRKYSILGACNPPLAHRALTAETEIGLLLPCNLIVYERGAGISTVAAIDPEVQLGKVGRPELVDVAREVRARLTRVLERAAA